Proteins encoded within one genomic window of Microbacterium soli:
- a CDS encoding polysaccharide biosynthesis tyrosine autokinase has protein sequence MRLRDYAGAFRRYWPAIVLMIAVGVGVGLGWAKLQTPVYQADASGYISMSEKFDDSLFSPGQADTLAKAKVPTYLDMATWRTVAEQAASDLKLSASPEALVQRISVTNPDGTAILKISATGDSPTVARDLASAWVTALAAEIDRVEGDGEPGSADMTLQLGESASLPTEPQFPDTRMAMIVGLLIGLGGGVAFALVRALADRRLRSADDVEQRLNIPVAGTLPDVGTLADGNRLYRPTDVAEGPKAQRADFAVRESLRMLRTNLQFMNVDDPPRTIVVTSAMPGEGKSTVAANLAGTLAANGTHVILIDGDLRRPTVAETTGINGDVGLSDVLAGRLEITDALRRVTGVPNLLVLPAGTPPPNPSELLGSERMRTLLRNLAEHAMVIVDAPPLLSVTDGAVLTRQADGALVVVSTGRTGYDIVNDAVGMLEKIHGHVLGVVLNRVPVTGGMYGGVYAYEATAPDTAPSEARVPDAPLPPEKTPETVRKSTSKGPASASTGARTATRSRRQPTRRSPEDADLLSELFNDKPAGPAPAEHGVDAER, from the coding sequence ATGAGGCTTCGTGACTACGCGGGCGCGTTCCGCAGATACTGGCCGGCGATCGTCCTGATGATCGCCGTCGGTGTCGGCGTGGGTCTGGGATGGGCGAAGCTGCAGACTCCGGTGTACCAGGCCGACGCCAGCGGCTACATCAGCATGAGCGAGAAGTTCGACGATTCCCTCTTCTCACCGGGGCAGGCCGACACGCTCGCCAAGGCCAAGGTCCCGACCTACCTCGACATGGCCACCTGGCGCACCGTCGCCGAGCAGGCGGCGTCGGATCTGAAGCTGTCCGCGTCCCCGGAGGCCCTCGTCCAGCGGATCTCCGTGACCAACCCCGACGGCACGGCGATCCTGAAGATCTCCGCCACGGGGGACTCGCCGACGGTCGCGCGCGACCTGGCCTCGGCCTGGGTCACCGCTCTCGCCGCGGAGATCGACCGCGTGGAGGGCGACGGCGAACCGGGCAGCGCGGACATGACCCTCCAGCTGGGGGAATCCGCGTCGCTGCCGACCGAGCCGCAGTTCCCGGACACGCGGATGGCGATGATCGTCGGGCTGCTGATCGGCCTCGGCGGCGGAGTGGCCTTCGCGCTCGTGCGGGCGCTCGCCGATCGCCGCCTGCGCAGCGCAGACGACGTGGAGCAGCGCCTGAACATCCCGGTGGCGGGCACCCTGCCCGACGTCGGCACCCTGGCCGACGGGAACCGTCTCTACCGGCCGACCGATGTGGCGGAAGGGCCGAAGGCGCAGCGCGCGGACTTCGCCGTCCGCGAGTCGCTGCGGATGCTGCGGACCAACCTGCAGTTCATGAACGTCGACGACCCCCCGAGGACGATCGTCGTCACGAGCGCGATGCCCGGCGAGGGCAAGTCGACGGTCGCGGCGAACCTCGCCGGGACCCTGGCGGCCAACGGCACCCACGTCATCCTCATCGACGGCGACCTGCGCAGGCCGACCGTCGCGGAGACGACGGGCATCAACGGCGATGTCGGACTGTCCGACGTGCTCGCGGGACGACTGGAGATCACGGACGCCCTGCGCCGGGTCACCGGCGTCCCGAACCTGCTCGTCCTTCCCGCCGGCACGCCGCCGCCGAACCCGAGCGAGCTGCTCGGCTCCGAGCGCATGCGCACCCTGCTGCGGAACCTCGCCGAGCACGCGATGGTCATCGTCGATGCGCCGCCGCTGCTGTCGGTCACCGACGGCGCCGTGCTGACCCGTCAGGCCGACGGTGCGCTCGTCGTGGTCTCGACCGGCCGCACCGGCTACGACATCGTCAACGACGCCGTGGGCATGCTCGAGAAGATCCACGGACACGTCCTCGGTGTGGTGCTCAACCGGGTGCCCGTGACGGGCGGCATGTACGGCGGCGTCTACGCGTATGAGGCCACCGCGCCGGATACGGCGCCGTCGGAGGCGCGGGTGCCCGACGCGCCGCTGCCGCCGGAGAAGACCCCCGAGACGGTGAGGAAGTCCACGTCGAAGGGCCCCGCGTCGGCATCGACCGGGGCGCGGACTGCGACGCGCTCCCGCCGCCAGCCCACCAGGAGATCGCCGGAGGATGCGGATCTGCTCAGCGAGCTGTTCAACGACAAGCCCGCCGGCCCGGCACCGGCCGAGCACGGCGTCGATGCGGAGCGCTGA
- a CDS encoding O-antigen ligase family protein, with protein MRIRRREATRSRAGELWADAWRWFLFACGVVFAVYLLLDRGIPNGAVMASVVAALAVGVVLTVAEPLAIVLMATPAVLITERLGLGGVDLTVSDAALAAALGTAVLLGKHDYSAPMKAMLWANLGYQFATLFTVIVNPFPQNTVEWVHAWVLVSGALVAGWVIGRAGHARLAFILILCAATVIAAGTFSTAIVQAVSGEPLAAVYPEWPWPMHKNFAGGMLAFAAFIAYVNPDWARIDTRWTKSAFVVFLVALVLTQSRQAGVGLAIALLVHTLRRGIRNHIALVLVLAVPGAYLVVQSVIEQIESQNRFNSFYQRVDWLREVYALWKHSPVFGHGLRYWYVTPSADFQPPQAEVEVAASTGLVGLAGFVVMWGVMLIVLWRVSPRFGMPAFGLLLSRIVQAQFDLFWVAAQVSVPFFVAGICLGAQAFARERDPDQEIWMPSGRAARSRPARPRADRRARADVGTRRPPAYDRPRRRGGG; from the coding sequence CGGTCATGGCATCCGTCGTCGCCGCGCTCGCCGTCGGCGTCGTGCTCACCGTCGCCGAACCGCTCGCCATCGTGCTGATGGCGACGCCGGCCGTTCTCATCACCGAACGACTCGGCCTGGGCGGGGTCGACCTGACCGTGTCGGACGCGGCGCTGGCGGCGGCGCTGGGGACCGCCGTGCTGCTGGGCAAGCACGATTACAGCGCACCGATGAAGGCGATGCTGTGGGCGAACCTCGGGTATCAGTTCGCCACGCTGTTCACCGTCATCGTCAACCCCTTCCCGCAGAACACCGTCGAATGGGTGCACGCGTGGGTCCTCGTCTCCGGCGCGCTGGTCGCCGGATGGGTGATCGGGCGCGCCGGTCATGCGCGGCTGGCGTTCATCCTCATCCTGTGCGCGGCGACGGTGATCGCCGCAGGAACGTTCAGCACCGCCATCGTGCAGGCGGTCTCCGGCGAGCCCCTCGCGGCTGTCTACCCTGAATGGCCGTGGCCGATGCACAAGAACTTCGCCGGCGGGATGCTGGCGTTCGCGGCCTTCATCGCCTATGTGAACCCGGACTGGGCGAGGATCGACACGCGCTGGACGAAGTCGGCCTTCGTCGTGTTCCTCGTCGCGCTCGTGCTCACCCAGTCGCGGCAGGCGGGCGTCGGCCTCGCGATCGCCCTGCTCGTGCACACCCTGCGCCGCGGCATCCGGAACCACATCGCGCTCGTGCTCGTCCTCGCCGTTCCCGGCGCATACCTGGTGGTGCAGAGCGTCATCGAGCAGATCGAGTCGCAGAACAGGTTCAACTCCTTCTATCAGCGCGTCGACTGGCTGCGCGAGGTGTACGCGCTCTGGAAGCACTCGCCGGTGTTCGGGCACGGCCTGCGGTACTGGTACGTCACCCCCAGCGCGGACTTCCAGCCGCCGCAGGCCGAGGTCGAGGTGGCCGCGTCCACCGGGCTGGTCGGCCTTGCGGGCTTCGTGGTGATGTGGGGCGTGATGCTCATCGTGCTGTGGCGGGTCAGTCCGCGCTTCGGGATGCCGGCGTTCGGCCTGCTGCTCTCGCGCATCGTGCAGGCGCAGTTCGACCTGTTCTGGGTGGCGGCTCAGGTGTCGGTCCCGTTCTTCGTCGCGGGGATCTGTCTCGGGGCGCAGGCGTTCGCGCGGGAGCGCGATCCGGACCAGGAGATCTGGATGCCGTCCGGGCGCGCCGCGAGGTCGAGACCCGCCCGTCCCCGTGCCGACCGTCGTGCCCGCGCCGACGTGGGCACCCGCAGGCCGCCAGCGTATGATCGACCGAGACGAAGGGGCGGGGGATGA